In Solanum pennellii chromosome 3, SPENNV200, a single window of DNA contains:
- the LOC107013938 gene encoding transcription repressor OFP14 → MPKQLQKSLSDYLTKKKKKPTPQQTTNSANKTLSSSTSWLLRGCRHPKTPSFSAVDRKEKNVQGENDAATLADVDRFVFENFKSFYYKDDDNEAEANTKGKKEEIVENLNSLSESPRHIIPPLNHTGSRRFFIAPGSSSSLIEEARTSMTVSDDTGSTSAITTTTVTNTNSNELSAISTEHSKETLNANDFITLVTYSPSPYDDFRQSMQEMMEARLKDQGKINWEFMEELLFCYLDLNDKKSYKYILSAFVDQIVILRENSGRVPAISRNVRPLDGELNQRDT, encoded by the exons ATGCCTAAGCAACTCCAAAAATCTCTTTCAGATTACctgacaaagaaaaaaaagaaacccACACCACAACAAACTACTAATTCCGCCAATAAGACTCTCTCATCGTCCACTAGCTGGTTGCTCCGCGGGTGTAGGCACCCCAAAACACCTTCATTCTCCGCCGTTGATCGCAAAGAGAAGAATGTACAAGGCGAAAACGACGCTGCAACACTTGCAGATGTTGATCGTTTCGTCTTTGAGAACTTTAAATCCTTTTATTACAAAGATGATGATAATGAAGCTGAAGCTAATACGAAAggcaaaaaagaagaaattgtagaaaatttaaattcattgtcTGAGTCTCCAAG GCACATCATTCCGCCATTAAATCACACCGGATCTCGTCGTTTTTTCATTGCACCTGGTTCGTCAAGCTCCCTAATTGAAGAAGCACGGACGAGCATGACAGTTTCTGACGACACTGGATCCACCTCAgccatcaccaccaccaccgtGACCAACACCAATTCAAACGAATTATCGGCAATTAGCactgaacactcgaaggaaacACTGAATGCGAATGATTTTATTACACTAGTAACGTATTCTCCGAGTCCGTACGACGATTTCAGGCAATCGATGCAGGAGATGATGGAGGCGAGGTTGAAGGATCAAGGCAAAATCAATTGGGAATTTATGGAAGAGCTATTGTTTTGTTATCTAGATTTGAACGATAAGAAATCGTACAAGTACATACTTAGTGCGTTTGTGGATCAGATCGTCATTTTGCGTGAAAACTCCGGCAGAGTACCGGCGATATCACGGAATGTTCGACCATTGGATGGGGAATTAAACCAAAGGGATACGTAA
- the LOC107013937 gene encoding LOW QUALITY PROTEIN: uncharacterized protein LOC107013937 (The sequence of the model RefSeq protein was modified relative to this genomic sequence to represent the inferred CDS: inserted 1 base in 1 codon; substituted 1 base at 1 genomic stop codon), with the protein MFLNFLDXKSFEXKRNKFDVMEIHHSHLSSSASLEDAQDYDTNEISQPDISGLQSEKISAKQDDQVKSSANVVSRKHNNFLSLFSLRDINSCILISENKRVICSVMISLLVVLSYAHIPLSIARSNSFVASRPLYILLLTDFTIVIARIVRKEVIPDEERAKGTERVKDFGHNWDGALSILEYGLVLYQTIRAIFIDCSFYLVIVICGLSLI; encoded by the exons atgtttctaaATTTTCTAGATTGAAAGTCTTTCG ATAAGAGAAATAAGTTTGATGTAATGGAGATTCATCATTCACATTTATCATCATCAG CTAGTTTGGAAGATGCACAGGATTATGATACTAATGAAATTTCTCAACCGGATATTTCTGGTTtacaaagtgaaaaaatatCTGCAAAACAGGACGATCAAGTAAAATCGTCAGCCAATGTGGTTTCAAGAAAACACAACAATTTCCTCAGTTTATTTTCTCTTAGAGATATCAATTCTTGCATTCTAATTTCGGAGAATAAACGAGTAATTTGTTCTGTCATGATTTCGTTATTAGTTGTCCTGTCTTATGCCCATATACCACTTAGTATAGCAAGGTCAAATAGCTTTGTTGCCTCAAGGCCACTTTACATATTGTTGTTAACTGATTTTACAATAGTGATTGCACGAATAGTTCGCAAGGAAGTAATTCCTGATGAAGAAAGAGCTAAAGGCACAGAACGAGTGAAGGATTTTGGACATAATTGGGATGGAGCTCTATCCATATTGGAGTATGGTTTGGTTCTGTATCAGACAATTCGTGCAATCTTCATTGACTGCAGTTTCTATTTGGTCATTGTAATATGTGGTCTGTCTCTCATATAG
- the LOC107012329 gene encoding uncharacterized protein LOC107012329 — MASSKLSDPPPRPYDPLPSYPPQPHQQPQYIIVLPQYYRTPRQFLRRPTRRYLYCAAVFILLSAALFFLWPSDPELSIARLKLRHLKVHSFPKIAIDVTLDVTAKIRNKDFYSVGFRYVVISIGYRGKQLGHVISDYGRIKARASSYVNATLELTDVSIFSDLIPLIEDLARGSITFDTVTQIGGELGLVLFDIPIKGKVVCEIVVDTRNETISHQNCYPE, encoded by the exons ATGGCTTCCTCTAAACTCTCCGATCCACCCCCTAGACCTTACGACCCCCTCCCTTCCTATCCACCCCAACCACATCAACAACCCCAATACATCATCGTTCTACCTCAATACTACCGTACCCCTCGACAATTTCTTCGGCGACCTACCCGTCGATATCTTTATTGCGCCGCCGTGTTCATCCTCCTCTCCGCCGCACTTTTCTTTCTATGGCCCTCTGATCCGGAACTCTCCATTGCCCGGCTCAAGCTCCGGCACCTGAAAGTTCATTCATTTCCCAAAATTGCAATCGATGTTACCCTGGATGTCACTGCTAAGATTCGTAATAAGGACTTTTATTCCGTCGGTTTCCGTTATGTAGTGATTTCTATAGGGTATAGGGGTAAGCAGCTCGGGCACGTTATATCTGATTATGGTCGTATTAAGGCTAGGGCGTCTTCCTATGTCAACGCTACGCTTGAGCTAACCGATGTTAGCATTTTCTCTGATTTAATTCCATTGATTGAGGATTTGGCTAGGGGCTCTATTACTTTTGATACTGTTACTCAAATTGGTGGTGAGCTTGGCTTGGTCCTCTTTGATATTCCCATAAAG GGAAAAGTGGTGTGTGAAATTGTTGTGGACACACGCAATGAAACGATTTCTCATCAGAACTGCTACCCTGAG TGA